Below is a genomic region from Cetobacterium ceti.
TTATCTAAGTCTATGGCGGAATCAAATATAAATATTCTTATAAAAAAAATTACTAATTTAAATAATAAGATTAAAAAAGATTTAAATTTAGGAGAAGGTTTTTTAATCGGCCACAGCTATTTTTGTGATTACAGTGGAGTGGAATTTAAGTATTGGTTTAATATGATTCTTGATATGGAAATTATTCCATTAATAAAAGAATATTGGTTTGATGAAGCAGATGAAATTAATAATATTATAACAAATTTAAAGGAATAAATATGAATAAGAATACTATAAAAATTAAAAATATATATTATATGTTAATGTATTATGAAAATATTTCTAGTTTAAAGAGAGTTTTTAAAAAAATAGACACAATTAATTTTGAAACAGATTTATTTAATTTTTTAGCTGAAATCTTAATAAATGAAGTTAAATATATTATAAAAAAAGGTGTTAATAAAGCTTATATTAAGGAATATGATAGTATAAAAGGAATAAAAGGTAAAGTTGATATTAATACTTCTTTAAAGCAACAAACTTTCATTAATGGCAAGGCTTTTTGCTACTTTGATTCTTATATTGAAAATACAATAGAGAATATTATTTTAAAAAAAACTTTAAAAAAAATTTATTCTATAAAAAAAATAAACTTAATTTTAAAAAATAAAGTGAAATATTTATTATTTTATTTTCAAAATGTTTCAGAAGATAAAATAATAAATAAAAATCTAAATAAATTAAAATTAAATAGAGAAATTTTGTATTATGAAGTAGCTTTAAATACATGTAAACTTTTAAATGAAAATATTCTTATCAATGAAAATAATGGAGAGATATATTTTTATGATTTTTCAAAAGATGAATATAAAATGAATTTAATTTTTGAAGGTTTTATTAGAAATTTCTATAAAATTCATTTAAATGAATTTTCTGGAAAAATAGTTAAAAGAATAGATATTAAGTGGAATAATTTAAAAGGGTATGATTTAAATTTTTTACCTAAAATGCAAACCGATATAACAATTTATTTACAAAATAAAATTATTATCATTGATGCTAAATATTATAGAGAAACTCTCAATAAAAATAATAAAATCCATTCAAGTCATTTATATCAATTAACATCTTACTTAGATAAGTATTCTCCTAAATTACTCCCTCTTCAAGGAATTTTAATTTATCCTGAGGTTAAGGAATCTCTAAATTTAAGCTATCAATATAATTTAAAAAATTCTTTAAAAATAAAAACTATTGATTTAAATGAGGAATGGCTAAATATTCATAAAGCTTTAATTGAAAT
It encodes:
- a CDS encoding 5-methylcytosine restriction system specificity protein McrC; protein product: MNKNTIKIKNIYYMLMYYENISSLKRVFKKIDTINFETDLFNFLAEILINEVKYIIKKGVNKAYIKEYDSIKGIKGKVDINTSLKQQTFINGKAFCYFDSYIENTIENIILKKTLKKIYSIKKINLILKNKVKYLLFYFQNVSEDKIINKNLNKLKLNREILYYEVALNTCKLLNENILINENNGEIYFYDFSKDEYKMNLIFEGFIRNFYKIHLNEFSGKIVKRIDIKWNNLKGYDLNFLPKMQTDITIYLQNKIIIIDAKYYRETLNKNNKIHSSHLYQLTSYLDKYSPKLLPLQGILIYPEVKESLNLSYQYNLKNSLKIKTIDLNEEWLNIHKALIEIIKE